From a single Xiphophorus maculatus strain JP 163 A chromosome 5, X_maculatus-5.0-male, whole genome shotgun sequence genomic region:
- the aimp1 gene encoding aminoacyl tRNA synthase complex-interacting multifunctional protein 1 yields MFVARSLIKMSTPNPLMRLEQRAAEADQIIEFLKQQVQLLKEKASVQASVREEKRLTAENAKLKNDIEGLKKQLLEREKRRGVRDVAMSTGDASADVGSKPAPPKPSAAPPSGSPPAAAQNPQPKDEPKKKKQEKKGGEKAEKKAAAPSQEDAKVDVSRLDLRVGCIITAEKHPDADSLYVEQVDVGEAAPRTVVSGLVKHIPLEQMQNRMAVLLCNLKPAKMRGVVSQAMVMCASSPDKVEILDPPSGSVPGDRVSVQGFPGEPDKELNPKKKVWEQVQPELRTDDLCVATYKGAAFEVVGKGVCKAQTMSNSGIK; encoded by the exons GTTTGTCGCTCGCTCCCTGATCAAGATGTCGACTCCCAATCCGCTGATGAGGCTGGAGCAGCGAGCGGCTGAGGCCGACCAGATCATCGAGTTCCTGAAGCAGCAGGTCCAGCTGCTGAAGGAGAAGGCCT cGGTCCAGGCCAGCGTGAGAGAGGAGAAGAGACTGACGGCGGAGAACGCCAAGCTGAAGAACGACATCGAGGGGCTGAAGAAACAGCtgctggagagagaaaaaaggagaggag TGCGGGACGTTGCCATGTCGACAGGTGACGCCAGTGCTGATGTGGGTTCGAAGCCCGCTCCTCCCAAACCGTCTGCTGCTCCACCCTCTGGTTCCCCGCCCGCTGCTGCCCAGAACCCCCAACCCAAAGACGAacccaagaagaagaagcaggagaaaaaag gAGGTgagaaagcagagaagaagGCAGCGGCTCCGAGCCAGGAGGACGCCAAGGTGGACGTGTCCCGTCTGGACCTGCGTGTTGGATGTATAATCACAGCTGAGAAGCATCCGGATGCCGACAGCCTGTATGTGGAGCAGGTGGATGTGGGCGAGGCGGCGCCCCGGACCGTGGTCAGTGGACTGGTCAAGCACATCCCTCTGGAACAG ATGCAGAACCGGATGGCGGTGCTGTTGTGTAACCTCAAACCGGCCAAGATGAGAGGCGTGGTGTCCCAGGCCATGGTCATGTGTGCCAGCTCGCCAGACAAAGTGGAGATCCTGGACCCTCCGAGCGGATCCGTCCCCGGGGACAGAGTCAGTGTCCAAGGCTTTCCAG GTGAACCAGACAAGGAGCTGAACCCTAAAAAGAAAGTGTGGGAGCAGGTTCAGCCTGAGCTGCGCACCGACGACCTCTGCGTCGCGACCTACAAGGGAGCCGCCTTTGAAGTGGTCGGGAAGGGAGTATGCAAAGCCCAAACTATGAGCAACAGCGGAATCAAATGA